From Rhodoferax sp. AJA081-3, the proteins below share one genomic window:
- a CDS encoding alpha/beta fold hydrolase, whose protein sequence is MNIILLHGSWHGAWCWHKVVPHLQAAGHHIHVPDLPAHGRNWRFARGRTRLAHMASHVCEILDRLETPALLVAHSRGGIVASTVAEMRPQALHGTAYLAAYLLRNNERVADYFRKDKDSLVRSNIRINKLTLTDSLREEAYQPALYADCSDADVALARSLLTPEPLLPALTRLRLSERNYGRVLRHYIELTQDRAVTLALQRSMVAHSPCQTVSSIEASHSAYFSKPRELADAISTIAATASAINTRSAT, encoded by the coding sequence ATGAATATTATTCTGCTCCACGGCAGCTGGCACGGTGCCTGGTGCTGGCACAAGGTGGTGCCGCATCTGCAAGCGGCGGGCCATCACATCCACGTGCCGGATTTGCCGGCCCACGGCCGCAACTGGCGCTTTGCGCGGGGCCGCACACGTTTGGCCCATATGGCATCCCACGTGTGCGAAATATTGGACCGCCTGGAGACACCGGCCCTGCTGGTTGCGCACAGCCGCGGCGGCATTGTTGCGTCTACGGTGGCCGAGATGCGTCCGCAGGCATTGCATGGCACGGCCTATCTGGCCGCCTACCTGCTGCGCAACAATGAGCGGGTGGCGGACTACTTCCGCAAAGACAAGGACTCGCTGGTGCGCTCCAACATCCGCATCAACAAGCTGACGCTGACCGATAGCCTGCGCGAGGAGGCCTATCAGCCTGCCTTGTATGCCGATTGCAGCGATGCCGATGTGGCCCTGGCGCGCAGCCTGCTGACGCCTGAGCCCTTGTTGCCAGCGCTGACCCGGTTGCGCCTGTCGGAGCGCAACTACGGCCGGGTGCTGCGCCACTACATCGAACTCACCCAAGACCGGGCGGTTACCCTCGCACTGCAACGCAGCATGGTCGCCCATTCACCGTGCCAGACGGTGTCGTCGATTGAGGCGAGTCACTCGGCCTACTTCTCCAAGCCCCGGGAACTGGCTGATGCCATCAGCACCATTGCAGCAACGGCGAGCGCAATAAACACTAGGTCCGCGACCTAG
- a CDS encoding YitT family protein, whose protein sequence is MDSSETPTPPRHRTYEDIQALLTGTLFVALGISMFGHTGLLTGGTAGVAFLLHYATGWNFGLLFFAVNVPFYGLAWKRMGRAFTLKTFVAVGLLALLTNVLPTLVHFDALHPLFSAVMGGLLMGAGMLILFRHRASLGGFNVLVLYLQERFGWRAGRIQMVLDCTIVLCSFAVVDWQHTALSVLGAVVLNQTLATNHRAGRYMGL, encoded by the coding sequence ATGGACTCCAGCGAAACCCCAACACCCCCCAGACACCGCACCTACGAAGACATACAGGCCCTGCTCACGGGCACCCTGTTTGTGGCGCTGGGCATCAGCATGTTTGGGCATACTGGGTTGCTCACCGGAGGCACAGCAGGCGTGGCATTTTTATTGCACTATGCCACCGGCTGGAACTTTGGTCTGCTGTTTTTTGCAGTGAATGTGCCGTTTTATGGCCTGGCCTGGAAACGCATGGGCAGGGCCTTCACCCTCAAGACGTTTGTTGCGGTGGGCTTGTTGGCACTGCTGACCAATGTGCTGCCCACGCTGGTGCACTTTGATGCCCTCCATCCACTATTCAGCGCGGTGATGGGCGGGCTCCTGATGGGGGCCGGCATGCTGATCCTGTTTCGCCACCGGGCCAGCCTGGGCGGGTTCAACGTGCTGGTGTTGTACCTGCAGGAGCGTTTTGGCTGGCGCGCTGGGCGCATCCAGATGGTGCTGGACTGCACGATTGTGTTGTGTTCGTTCGCCGTGGTGGACTGGCAGCACACAGCGCTGTCGGTGCTGGGCGCCGTGGTGCTCAACCAGACACTGGCCACCAACCACCGGGCGGGGCGTTACATGGGGCTTTAG
- a CDS encoding ABC transporter substrate-binding protein — protein MRVLQQQAIRFAVAAACLVLGVPALLAEPLHIRTVSQDNNVLKFDQSNPQKPGICVEVIRAVERLDPGLQFWGWDQPMALPRVEQQLALNQLDAFCALIKTPDRESRFAFIDVPIYQVHHRIAVRADDAVQVGSLDDIRKLGAQGVVIVGKGTSHETFLRNQGGLLLEASSGSTDVNLRMLAGGRGRFLYHTENALLRYIEDGKLGSKVKLLPTVFKSEVLQFAVSPAWPKSHRDRLEAALAKLSQRGDLAKIFANYREN, from the coding sequence ATGCGAGTACTACAACAACAAGCGATTCGTTTTGCGGTGGCCGCCGCCTGCCTGGTGCTCGGCGTGCCCGCGCTCCTGGCTGAGCCGCTGCACATCCGCACCGTGTCGCAAGACAACAATGTCCTGAAGTTTGACCAGTCCAACCCCCAGAAGCCGGGTATTTGTGTAGAGGTGATCCGGGCCGTGGAGCGGCTGGACCCCGGCCTGCAATTTTGGGGCTGGGACCAGCCCATGGCCTTGCCCAGGGTGGAGCAGCAATTGGCACTCAACCAGTTGGATGCCTTTTGTGCGTTGATCAAGACGCCAGACCGTGAAAGCCGTTTTGCTTTCATCGATGTGCCCATCTACCAGGTGCACCACCGCATTGCGGTGCGGGCAGACGACGCGGTGCAGGTGGGTAGCCTGGATGACATCCGCAAGCTGGGTGCGCAGGGGGTGGTCATTGTGGGCAAGGGCACTTCGCACGAGACCTTTCTGCGCAACCAGGGTGGCCTGCTGTTGGAGGCCAGCAGTGGCAGCACCGATGTCAATCTGCGCATGTTGGCCGGTGGGCGTGGTCGCTTTTTGTACCACACTGAAAACGCGCTGTTGCGCTACATTGAAGACGGAAAACTGGGGAGCAAGGTCAAATTGTTGCCTACGGTTTTTAAGTCCGAGGTCTTGCAGTTTGCGGTGTCTCCGGCTTGGCCCAAAAGCCACAGGGACCGGTTGGAGGCTGCGCTGGCCAAACTCTCCCAGCGCGGCGACCTGGCCAAGATCTTTGCCAACTACCGGGAGAACTAG
- a CDS encoding sensor domain-containing diguanylate cyclase: MIPRPPDEPLRLAALHSYMLLDTEADDEFDLLTELAAELCGAPYSFVSLVDADRVWFKSRYGANTREQMPRDQDYCAWSILEDEELSIPDLTADVRTANLASTTSGPQFRMYNGVNLISADGYRVGVLCVMDTQPRQLTTNQQRLLRRLARQVIALMELRLMDRELKSALVEVSRLAHEDELTGLRNRRAWLAEAQQQLQLARRLGTPLCLMMLDVDHFKMVNDSYGHPAGDAVLRALGQLLSTSLRATDVVGRLGGEEFAVLLPGTSIEGASRVAEGLRQLVEAERIHDVGVVLHVTTSIGLATLAPASPGDADAEALTTLMRAADQALYTAKQSGRNRLAWASAAG, from the coding sequence ATGATTCCACGCCCGCCCGACGAACCCTTGCGTCTTGCAGCCCTGCACAGCTACATGCTGCTGGACACCGAGGCCGATGACGAGTTTGACCTGCTGACCGAACTAGCCGCCGAGCTGTGCGGCGCGCCCTACTCCTTTGTGTCGCTTGTGGATGCAGACCGCGTATGGTTCAAAAGCCGTTACGGCGCCAACACCCGGGAACAGATGCCGCGTGACCAGGACTACTGCGCCTGGTCCATCCTGGAGGACGAAGAGCTCAGCATCCCCGACCTGACGGCCGATGTGCGTACCGCCAATTTGGCGTCCACCACATCTGGCCCACAGTTCCGCATGTACAACGGCGTGAACCTGATCAGTGCGGACGGCTACCGCGTGGGCGTGTTGTGTGTGATGGATACCCAGCCCCGGCAGCTGACCACCAACCAGCAGCGCCTGCTGCGGCGTCTGGCGCGACAGGTCATTGCACTGATGGAATTGCGGCTGATGGACCGCGAGTTGAAGAGCGCGCTGGTCGAGGTCAGCCGCCTGGCCCATGAAGATGAGCTCACCGGGCTGCGCAACCGCCGTGCCTGGCTGGCCGAAGCACAACAACAGTTGCAATTGGCCAGGCGCCTGGGCACACCGCTGTGCTTGATGATGCTGGACGTGGACCATTTCAAAATGGTCAACGACTCCTATGGTCATCCGGCTGGCGATGCCGTGCTGCGCGCACTGGGCCAACTGCTGTCAACCTCTCTGCGGGCCACCGATGTGGTTGGCCGGCTGGGGGGTGAAGAGTTCGCGGTGCTGCTGCCGGGTACCAGTATTGAAGGCGCCAGTCGCGTGGCTGAGGGCCTGCGCCAACTGGTGGAGGCCGAACGTATTCACGACGTCGGCGTTGTGCTGCATGTGACCACCAGCATCGGTTTGGCGACACTGGCGCCGGCAAGCCCAGGCGACGCCGACGCCGAAGCACTGACCACACTGATGCGTGCAGCCGACCAGGCCCTTTACACGGCCAAGCAGTCCGGGCGCAACCGACTGGCCTGGGCTTCGGCAGCGGGCTAA
- a CDS encoding methylated-DNA--[protein]-cysteine S-methyltransferase, which yields MTGVQLPEQDEATTHERMVRRFPQSEESALPPPAVQEAIAAVTALLDGNPPQPTNLTHLVLDMDGVPPFHQRVYALARQIPPGETRTYGELARRLGEPGAARAVGQALGANPFAPVVPCHRVLAANGRSGGFSANGGVSTKLRMLLIERARFNGPGLFDE from the coding sequence CTGCCAGAGCAGGACGAGGCCACTACGCACGAGCGCATGGTGCGGCGGTTCCCGCAGAGTGAAGAATCTGCATTGCCACCACCGGCCGTGCAAGAAGCCATTGCCGCAGTGACCGCTCTGCTGGACGGCAACCCACCCCAACCCACGAACTTGACCCACCTGGTGCTCGACATGGACGGTGTGCCGCCCTTTCACCAGCGTGTCTATGCCCTGGCGCGCCAGATACCACCCGGTGAAACACGGACCTATGGTGAACTGGCCCGCCGCTTGGGTGAGCCTGGCGCCGCGCGCGCTGTGGGCCAAGCGCTGGGAGCCAACCCCTTTGCGCCGGTGGTGCCCTGCCACCGCGTGCTGGCTGCCAATGGCCGCTCGGGCGGCTTCTCGGCCAATGGCGGGGTATCCACCAAGCTGCGCATGTTGCTGATTGAGCGGGCGCGCTTTAATGGGCCAGGGCTGTTTGACGAATAG